A region from the Algoriphagus machipongonensis genome encodes:
- a CDS encoding DUF6503 family protein: MKISTAIILLAFVFGAMSCDTRTEAEKIVDKAIEAHGGENYKTAKIEFDFRDIHYSIFKNSERFDYSREISDSLGLIKDVLNNSGFQRTINGVEIDTLSEEWIGKYSRSVNSVAYFAYLPFGLNDQAVIKENLGKTVIKGEEYHLIKVTFEKSGGGEDYDDEFLYWFGTDDYLMDYLAYSYHTDGGGVRFREVSSVKEVGGIRFQNYINLKPEDESVSVEKIQDLYLSGDLEVLSEIILENLKVDVLKE, encoded by the coding sequence ATGAAAATATCTACTGCAATCATCCTATTGGCTTTTGTGTTTGGAGCAATGTCTTGTGACACACGAACTGAAGCAGAGAAAATCGTGGATAAGGCCATAGAAGCCCATGGTGGTGAAAATTACAAAACTGCGAAAATTGAATTTGATTTTAGGGATATACACTATTCCATCTTTAAGAATTCCGAAAGATTTGACTATAGCAGGGAGATTTCCGATTCTCTTGGGCTGATAAAAGATGTTTTAAACAATAGCGGATTTCAACGTACGATCAATGGTGTGGAAATAGATACACTTTCGGAGGAGTGGATAGGGAAATATTCACGCTCGGTAAACTCTGTTGCCTATTTTGCTTATTTACCCTTTGGATTGAATGACCAAGCGGTTATTAAAGAGAATCTTGGAAAAACAGTTATTAAAGGGGAAGAATACCATTTGATAAAAGTGACTTTCGAAAAATCAGGTGGAGGAGAAGATTACGATGATGAGTTTTTGTATTGGTTTGGAACGGATGATTACCTCATGGATTACCTTGCTTACAGTTATCATACAGATGGTGGAGGAGTAAGGTTTAGAGAGGTTTCCTCTGTTAAGGAAGTTGGAGGTATCCGATTCCAAAATTATATTAACTTGAAGCCTGAGGATGAGAGTGTTTCTGTAGAAAAAATACAGGATTTATATCTTTCAGGTGATTTGGAAGTCCTTTCAGAAATCATTTTAGAAAATCTGAAAGTGGATGTATTGAAGGAATAA
- a CDS encoding glycosyltransferase 87 family protein, whose protein sequence is MIPTQKILWKVGIWIGLLLGIALLGITPREDFTRTFILFTASFALMCLYYQWTSGKKKSIMWWFVAGLILRFSLLFTIPQWSDDYARFLWDGELLLMWQNPYIETPNEWINSNSELVTPFLEEVFEVMNSPDYYSVYPPSNQVIFGVGAFWGSQSLILGIGILRTLLIFGEIGVFILLVNLLRSVQADRKVILLYWFNPLVILELIGNLHFEGLVLVMLLGALWAFARQRYAMSGGFWSMAIGIKILPLMLAPSLIFNEKLRKSIPFWLASGAVLFLAFGTLLIGDSWQNLMKSLQLYQGKFEFNASVYYLFREVGYWIKGYNTIAVLTKILGLLSVGLMIFISWKKKPESLLGMAEVWTMIYLVYLLFQPVIHPWYIIPAFGLSLLTKIRSLFFWSGTVFLSYQAYSNPNFKENPYLLLIEYLILGIALTVDIKKRNLHLSKNNQQEYV, encoded by the coding sequence GTGATTCCCACACAAAAGATTTTATGGAAAGTAGGCATATGGATTGGTCTACTTTTGGGAATTGCCTTATTAGGAATTACACCTAGAGAGGACTTTACAAGAACCTTCATCCTATTTACCGCAAGTTTTGCCTTGATGTGCCTTTATTACCAATGGACCTCAGGAAAGAAAAAGAGTATCATGTGGTGGTTTGTGGCAGGGTTGATCTTACGTTTCTCTCTTTTATTTACGATACCCCAATGGTCTGATGATTATGCCAGGTTTTTATGGGATGGCGAATTACTTTTGATGTGGCAAAATCCCTACATAGAAACACCAAATGAGTGGATTAATTCTAACTCAGAACTGGTAACCCCATTTTTGGAAGAGGTATTTGAAGTGATGAATTCACCTGACTATTACTCGGTTTATCCACCAAGTAATCAAGTGATCTTTGGAGTTGGGGCATTTTGGGGAAGTCAGAGTTTAATATTGGGTATAGGTATACTTAGAACCTTATTGATTTTTGGTGAAATTGGAGTATTTATCCTTTTGGTGAACTTACTTCGAAGTGTACAGGCCGATAGGAAAGTGATTTTACTTTACTGGTTTAACCCTTTAGTAATATTGGAATTGATTGGAAACTTACATTTCGAGGGGCTTGTATTGGTTATGCTTTTAGGTGCCCTTTGGGCTTTTGCAAGGCAGAGATATGCGATGTCAGGAGGTTTTTGGTCTATGGCAATTGGAATAAAAATTTTGCCTCTAATGTTGGCTCCGAGCTTAATTTTTAATGAAAAATTAAGAAAATCAATCCCTTTTTGGCTTGCCTCAGGCGCAGTTCTTTTTTTAGCATTTGGAACTTTGTTGATTGGGGATTCTTGGCAAAATTTAATGAAAAGTCTGCAGTTGTATCAGGGTAAATTTGAATTCAATGCCTCTGTTTACTATCTGTTTCGTGAGGTTGGTTATTGGATTAAAGGGTATAATACTATTGCTGTGTTGACCAAGATTTTAGGACTTTTGAGTGTGGGATTAATGATATTTATTTCCTGGAAAAAGAAGCCTGAATCCCTTTTGGGAATGGCGGAGGTTTGGACGATGATTTATCTCGTTTATTTATTATTCCAACCGGTTATTCACCCTTGGTATATTATTCCTGCCTTTGGATTAAGCCTGTTGACAAAAATTCGCTCATTGTTTTTCTGGTCAGGAACGGTCTTTTTGTCTTATCAGGCGTATAGCAATCCAAATTTTAAAGAAAACCCATATTTGTTATTGATAGAATATCTGATTTTAGGAATAGCTTTAACTGTGGATATTAAAAAGAGGAACCTTCATTTGTCAAAGAATAACCAACAGGAATATGTATAA
- a CDS encoding glycosyltransferase family 2 protein, producing the protein MENKLLDRNSAIVDVIIPAYNEEKSIPKVIAEIPEFVRNVVVANNNSTDNTKKAAEDAGAMVVFEPQKGYGRACLTAMDWVKSQDIQPDIVVFLDGDYSDYPEEMTDLVQPILEGKADMVIGSRAKGQKESGSMTFPQVFGNWLATTMMKYIQKADYSDLGPFRAIIWSKLLDLNMVDQNFGWTIEMQIKAHKKGLRYTEVPVNYRKRIGVSKVSGTVKGVFGAGYKIIFTIFKYW; encoded by the coding sequence TTGGAAAATAAACTGTTGGATAGAAATTCAGCTATCGTTGACGTAATCATCCCAGCTTATAATGAAGAGAAATCTATTCCGAAAGTAATAGCTGAAATTCCTGAGTTTGTCAGAAATGTGGTTGTGGCAAACAATAATTCTACGGATAACACCAAGAAGGCAGCCGAAGATGCAGGAGCTATGGTCGTATTTGAACCCCAAAAAGGCTACGGAAGAGCTTGTCTGACGGCAATGGACTGGGTGAAATCTCAGGATATTCAGCCGGATATTGTGGTTTTTTTAGATGGAGATTACAGCGATTATCCCGAGGAAATGACAGATTTGGTTCAGCCTATTTTGGAAGGAAAAGCTGATATGGTGATTGGCTCAAGGGCAAAAGGACAAAAAGAATCTGGATCGATGACCTTTCCACAGGTATTTGGAAACTGGTTAGCTACGACCATGATGAAGTATATTCAAAAAGCTGATTATTCTGATTTGGGGCCTTTTAGAGCTATTATTTGGTCGAAATTATTGGATCTGAATATGGTAGATCAAAATTTTGGTTGGACCATTGAGATGCAGATTAAGGCACATAAGAAGGGGCTACGTTATACAGAAGTCCCTGTGAACTATCGAAAGAGAATAGGAGTTTCGAAAGTAAGTGGAACAGTCAAAGGTGTTTTTGGTGCGGGATACAAAATAATTTTTACGATTTTTAAATATTGGTAA
- a CDS encoding 4Fe-4S binding protein encodes MKLIQKIGLILFLVGITVFTVLPFLGNYTLTETQVRENTKDIHTEKMIEILAPMYGQKYSSNFSFLTDFNKHFNEYNDQLKDQALWDQVIWDDYSFPLAKTALASPVSDNPWLFLFLSVGLAALGGLLYNLPKYQGEPEGVKNNGVFKSSMKNRGWMGMLTGAYLILFYVILYWFPAYLVNLVAMVDPLSVILSGNPASQWFLYGFIYTLAIIVMGVRMFRKYRGNKYQQLRTASVMFFQTAFAFLIPEILVLFNQPYFDFKNIWPLDYDFFYDYQIDTFLSSGGVGMFMLIWGILLIIIGVPLFTYFFGKRWYCSWVCGCGGLAETVGDPYRQLSDKSLKAWKYERYIIHGVLVLAVGMTLLTIVNYFSGFALLGNVTNQLHSFYGFAIGSVFAGVVGTGFYPFMGNRVWCRFGCPLAAYLGIVQRFKSRFRITTNGGQCISCGNCSTYCEMGIDVRWYAQRGQNIVRSSCVGCGVCSSVCPRGVLKLENGSEEGRINELPIIIGNDSIKLNN; translated from the coding sequence ATGAAACTGATACAAAAAATAGGGCTAATCTTGTTTTTAGTGGGGATCACGGTTTTTACAGTTCTTCCTTTTCTTGGGAATTATACCCTGACCGAAACTCAGGTTCGAGAGAATACCAAAGACATTCACACTGAGAAAATGATTGAAATTTTGGCTCCTATGTATGGCCAGAAATATTCATCCAATTTTTCTTTTTTAACTGATTTCAATAAACATTTTAACGAGTACAATGATCAACTGAAAGACCAGGCACTTTGGGATCAGGTTATTTGGGATGATTATAGTTTTCCCTTGGCCAAAACAGCACTTGCTAGCCCCGTATCAGATAATCCCTGGTTATTTCTGTTTTTATCGGTCGGTTTAGCAGCCTTGGGTGGATTGCTTTACAATCTTCCTAAGTATCAGGGTGAACCTGAAGGAGTGAAAAACAATGGTGTTTTCAAGTCCTCAATGAAAAACAGAGGTTGGATGGGAATGCTCACCGGAGCTTATTTGATCTTGTTTTATGTGATCCTTTATTGGTTTCCAGCCTACCTAGTCAACTTGGTTGCGATGGTAGATCCTCTGAGTGTGATACTAAGTGGAAACCCGGCGAGTCAATGGTTTCTGTATGGGTTTATCTATACGCTGGCCATTATCGTGATGGGAGTAAGGATGTTTAGAAAATACCGCGGCAATAAATATCAGCAATTGAGAACTGCCTCGGTCATGTTTTTTCAGACGGCTTTTGCCTTTTTGATCCCTGAGATTCTTGTCCTTTTTAACCAGCCCTATTTCGATTTTAAAAATATTTGGCCACTAGATTATGACTTCTTTTATGACTACCAAATTGATACATTCTTAAGTTCTGGTGGCGTTGGTATGTTCATGTTGATCTGGGGGATATTACTGATTATCATAGGCGTTCCTTTGTTTACATATTTTTTTGGAAAACGATGGTATTGCTCCTGGGTCTGTGGATGTGGAGGTTTGGCAGAAACCGTTGGGGACCCTTACAGACAGCTATCTGATAAAAGCCTAAAAGCTTGGAAATACGAACGCTATATTATTCATGGTGTATTGGTTCTGGCAGTTGGAATGACCCTTTTGACCATAGTAAATTATTTCTCAGGCTTTGCTCTTTTGGGAAATGTTACGAACCAACTACATTCGTTCTATGGTTTTGCCATTGGATCTGTTTTCGCAGGAGTGGTAGGGACAGGATTTTATCCATTTATGGGAAACCGGGTTTGGTGTAGATTTGGATGTCCTTTGGCAGCCTACCTCGGTATAGTACAGCGATTCAAATCCCGATTTAGAATTACGACAAATGGTGGGCAATGTATTTCATGTGGAAATTGCTCTACCTATTGTGAAATGGGAATTGATGTTCGTTGGTATGCGCAAAGAGGCCAGAATATTGTCAGATCAAGTTGTGTTGGCTGTGGTGTTTGTTCCTCCGTTTGCCCAAGAGGAGTATTGAAATTAGAAAATGGGTCAGAAGAAGGCCGAATCAATGAATTGCCCATTATTATTGGAAATGATTCCATTAAGTTGAATAATTAA
- a CDS encoding DUF6503 family protein, with protein MYNRFSFILIGFVFSALLSCKPEKERKAHEVIKKAIKAHGGQKTWGQLELLNFKKKTTLFTEDGGVESEMMQDIQFRLIPYFEGSVSWENDGLKHLFTFDGATSSYFVGENAVQNQDFLNSKKKDFDALFYVIAQPWKLLEEGALMTYEGQKVIASGVSAEVVKVDYGPEQDLWWYYFDPVTFEMLGNEVQLSDHRSFVENNSMVKENPFLFYGERTSYRVDGKGNKLYVRAKYEYSDFEILLKEN; from the coding sequence ATGTATAACCGATTTAGTTTTATTCTTATAGGTTTTGTGTTTTCAGCTCTTCTTTCTTGTAAACCGGAAAAGGAGCGAAAAGCGCATGAGGTAATCAAGAAAGCGATTAAAGCTCATGGAGGTCAAAAAACTTGGGGTCAACTAGAATTACTTAACTTCAAAAAGAAAACTACTCTATTTACAGAAGATGGAGGAGTGGAAAGTGAAATGATGCAGGATATTCAATTTAGATTAATACCTTATTTTGAAGGAAGTGTTTCTTGGGAAAACGATGGGTTAAAGCACCTTTTTACTTTTGATGGAGCTACTTCGTCCTATTTTGTTGGGGAAAATGCGGTTCAAAATCAAGATTTTTTAAATTCTAAGAAAAAGGATTTTGATGCACTTTTTTATGTGATAGCTCAGCCTTGGAAATTATTAGAAGAAGGTGCTTTGATGACTTATGAAGGTCAAAAAGTCATAGCTAGTGGTGTCAGTGCAGAAGTTGTTAAAGTGGATTATGGGCCTGAACAGGATCTTTGGTGGTATTATTTTGACCCTGTTACTTTTGAAATGCTAGGTAATGAGGTGCAATTATCGGATCACCGAAGTTTTGTGGAAAACAACTCCATGGTAAAAGAAAATCCTTTCTTGTTTTACGGCGAAAGAACCAGTTATCGCGTTGATGGGAAAGGAAATAAATTATATGTTCGAGCGAAATACGAATATTCAGATTTTGAAATATTATTAAAAGAAAATTAA
- a CDS encoding cellulose synthase family protein yields MIFIYLLIGIYTLGLLFIFIYSLAQGNLLWNFWKARKWLASTPMKEMDTWPKVTVQLPIFNELYVVDRLIEAAANLNYPKELLEIQLLDDSTDETVDLIQEKIKNYPEVNFQYIHRQDRVGFKAGALKEGLVNAEGEFIAIFDADFVPDPDFLLKTLPYFSSEKVGMVQSRWTHLNRSYSLLTRLQAFALDAHFLIEQMGRNYQHAFINFNGTGGVWRKSCILDSGNWHDDTLTEDLDLSYRAQRKGWEFIYRPEIESPAELPPIMSAVKSQQFRWTKGGAECARKHISGVMSQKLPFRVKFHAFAHLFNSSIFIAILLVSLSSIGVWWAGIKGMIPERLFQLAGIFMIGFVIIAGVYLVSYFYARRSFLKSLGQVFWQLPIFLSVSMALSLHNSQAVWEGLTGKKSPFIRTPKFNLESGKQGLRNNLYIKFKIPATTYFEGLLALLFWGMVFLHIQWGTIQMLPFHLMLAFGYSLVFITSFKAYSLGK; encoded by the coding sequence ATGATCTTTATTTACCTGTTAATAGGGATATATACCCTTGGCTTGCTGTTTATTTTTATTTACAGTCTGGCCCAGGGGAATTTGCTTTGGAATTTTTGGAAAGCAAGAAAATGGCTGGCTTCCACGCCCATGAAAGAGATGGACACTTGGCCCAAAGTAACTGTACAGCTCCCCATTTTTAATGAACTCTATGTAGTAGATAGGTTGATCGAAGCCGCTGCCAATTTAAATTATCCCAAAGAGCTGCTTGAAATTCAGCTTCTGGATGATAGCACGGATGAAACAGTAGATTTGATTCAAGAGAAAATAAAGAATTATCCTGAAGTCAATTTCCAATACATTCATAGACAAGATAGAGTTGGGTTTAAAGCTGGAGCTTTGAAAGAAGGTTTGGTGAATGCAGAAGGTGAGTTCATTGCAATTTTTGATGCTGACTTTGTCCCAGATCCTGATTTTTTATTGAAAACACTGCCTTATTTTTCTTCCGAAAAGGTAGGGATGGTCCAAAGTAGATGGACTCATCTCAATAGAAGTTATTCTCTTTTGACAAGACTACAGGCCTTTGCATTAGACGCGCATTTCCTGATAGAACAAATGGGAAGAAATTATCAGCATGCTTTTATCAATTTTAATGGAACCGGGGGTGTATGGCGAAAATCCTGCATTCTAGATTCTGGAAATTGGCATGATGATACCTTAACAGAAGATTTGGATTTAAGTTATAGAGCGCAACGCAAGGGTTGGGAATTTATTTATAGGCCGGAAATTGAATCTCCTGCAGAGTTGCCTCCAATCATGTCGGCAGTGAAATCTCAGCAATTTCGATGGACAAAAGGTGGAGCAGAATGTGCTCGAAAACACATTTCCGGAGTGATGAGTCAGAAGCTTCCTTTTAGAGTAAAATTTCATGCTTTTGCACATTTGTTCAATAGCAGCATTTTTATTGCGATTTTGCTGGTTAGTTTAAGCAGCATTGGTGTTTGGTGGGCAGGAATAAAGGGGATGATCCCTGAGCGCCTATTTCAATTGGCGGGAATATTTATGATTGGATTTGTGATTATTGCTGGGGTTTACTTAGTGAGTTATTTTTATGCAAGGAGGTCTTTTTTGAAAAGTCTGGGACAGGTTTTTTGGCAATTACCAATATTCCTTTCTGTTTCCATGGCTTTGTCACTTCATAATTCACAAGCTGTTTGGGAGGGTTTGACAGGTAAAAAGTCTCCTTTCATTCGAACGCCTAAATTCAATTTGGAAAGCGGAAAACAAGGTCTTCGTAATAACTTATATATAAAGTTCAAAATCCCCGCCACAACCTATTTTGAAGGACTTTTGGCTCTTTTGTTTTGGGGTATGGTGTTTTTACATATTCAATGGGGAACCATACAAATGCTTCCATTTCATTTGATGTTAGCCTTTGGCTATAGTTTAGTATTTATTACCTCATTTAAAGCATATAGTCTTGGAAAATAA